The following proteins are co-located in the Pseudomonas fluorescens genome:
- the kynU gene encoding kynureninase — MTTRSHCQALDAQDPLAPLRRQFALPEGVIYLDGNSLGARPVAALARAQAVIAEEWGNGLIRSWNSAGWAALSQRLGNRLAPLIGARDDEVVITDTTSINLFKVLSAALSVQRQRAPARKVIVSEASNFPTDLYIAEGLAELLQQGYSLRLVNRPDELPQAIDQDVAVVMLTHVNYKTGYMYDMQALTALSHECGALSIWDLAHSAGAVPIDLHKAGTDYAIGCTYKYLNGGPGSQAFVWVNPTLVDVVRQPLSGWFGHTRQFAMEAQYAPSSGIARYLCGTQPITSLAMVECGLEIFAQTDMASLRSKSLALTDLFIALVEARCAAHGLVLITPREHAQRGSHVSFEHPEGYAVIQALIARGVIGDYREPRIMRFGFTPLYTSFTEVWDAVEILGDILDNHTWDQPQFKVRNSVT, encoded by the coding sequence CCTGCCCGAGGGCGTCATCTACCTCGACGGCAACTCCCTCGGTGCGCGCCCGGTGGCGGCCTTGGCGCGGGCGCAGGCGGTGATTGCAGAGGAGTGGGGCAATGGCCTGATTCGCAGTTGGAACAGCGCCGGCTGGGCAGCGTTGTCGCAGCGCCTGGGCAACCGCCTGGCGCCGCTGATCGGTGCCCGCGACGACGAAGTGGTGATTACGGATACCACGTCCATCAATCTGTTCAAGGTGCTCAGCGCCGCGTTGAGCGTGCAGCGCCAACGCGCGCCGGCGCGCAAGGTGATTGTCAGCGAGGCGAGCAATTTCCCCACCGACCTGTACATCGCCGAAGGCCTGGCCGAGCTGCTGCAACAGGGTTATTCGCTGCGACTGGTCAACCGCCCGGACGAGCTGCCGCAGGCCATCGACCAGGACGTCGCGGTGGTGATGCTCACCCACGTCAATTACAAGACCGGCTACATGTACGACATGCAGGCGCTCACTGCGTTGAGCCACGAGTGCGGCGCGCTGAGCATCTGGGACCTGGCCCATTCGGCGGGTGCGGTGCCCATCGACCTGCATAAGGCCGGTACCGATTACGCGATTGGCTGCACCTACAAATACCTCAATGGCGGGCCGGGCTCCCAGGCATTTGTGTGGGTCAACCCGACGTTGGTGGACGTGGTACGCCAGCCGTTGTCGGGCTGGTTCGGGCATACCCGGCAATTCGCCATGGAGGCTCAATATGCCCCAAGCAGCGGCATCGCCCGTTACCTGTGCGGCACGCAGCCGATCACCTCATTGGCGATGGTCGAATGCGGCCTGGAGATTTTTGCCCAAACCGATATGGCCAGCCTGCGCAGCAAGTCCCTGGCGCTGACTGACCTGTTTATCGCCTTGGTGGAGGCCCGTTGTGCTGCCCATGGTTTGGTGCTGATCACCCCGCGTGAGCACGCCCAGCGCGGCAGCCATGTGAGCTTCGAACACCCGGAAGGTTACGCGGTGATTCAAGCCCTGATCGCCCGTGGCGTGATCGGCGATTACCGCGAGCCGCGCATCATGCGCTTTGGTTTCACCCCGCTGTACACAAGCTTTACCGAGGTGTGGGATGCGGTGGAAATCCTCGGCGACATCCTCGACAACCACACCTGGGACCAGCCGCAATTCAAAGTG